The DNA sequence GATTCTGGTGGACCGTTTCAATTATTTTCACCCCTGAAACGATCAGTTCAAAATACATCGCCTACATTATTACCCTCTTTATTTTCAACCTGATCGAATTTATTGGCACCATCTATACCGCCATTGTTACCCGAAAAGGCAGACATGTGGAATGGTGGGTAATTGGCGGTTTAACCAACCTAATTTGCAAAGCCTGATGAAAAAGATACTTCTCGAACTTGTTCTGACAGTGGCTGTAATTGTCGCCGTGTGGTTTGGATTGTCACAAGTGGATTGGATGAAGCTTTTCAACATTAGGCAAAATACCCAAAATACGGAAGAAAAAATCGGTGATTTGTTCTGGAAGATGCTGAAAAATTCAGAAACCGAAATTACTTCGGATTCTATTGTCGCACCAATCGATTCAATGCTCACGCGGATTTGCAAAGCTAATTCGATTGACCGGAAAAAGATCAAACTACATTTGCTGCGGAAAGACGAAATCAACGCGTTTGCTTCGCCTGGTAATCATCTGGTGGTGTATTCAGGCCTGATTACTGCCTGTGAAAACGAAGCCGAATTATACGGGGTGATTGGCCATGAACTGGCGCACATGGAAAAGAACCATGTCATGAATAAACTGTTGAAAGAAGTTGGTTTGTCGGTGCTGATATCCATGTCGTCCGGAAACGGAAATTCAGAAGCGATAAAATCAGCCATCCAGAAAATCTCATCCAGCGTTTACGACCGGAAACTAGAAACAGAAGCCGATCTCACCGCAGTTGATTACCTCGAAAAGACCGGTATCAATCCGGAACCGTTTGCCAGTTTTCTTTACCGGCTGGCTGATGTAACCAAAAATCTGCCAACCCAGATTTACTGGATCAGCAGCCATCCTGAATCGAAAGAACGGGCAGAAAAGATCATTGAACGGATCAAAGGTAAAGACTTCCCCAAAACCGAGGTTGAGGATAGTTTGACGTTTGATAGGTTGAAAGAAAAGATGAAGGAAGGCTTATAAATGCGCAGATTCCCTATCCCAACCTCTTCATCAGCCAAGCCATATTTTTTAGCCAGGGTTTGTAAAACCTCATCGTCTTTGATTTCGTCGCCAGAAGCAAAGTTTCACTTTGCGGCCAGGTAATCTTGTCACTGATTAAACACATACGAAATAATGTTCGCCCCCATCTGCAAGGCCTTTTGGCGAACATCTTCCGGATCGTTGTGCACTGAGCGGTCTTCCCAACCATCGCCTAAATCGCATTCGTAGTTGTAAAAGCAGACTAAACGGCCTTTATAAATCAGCCCAAAACCCTGAGCTGGCTTGCCGTCGTGCTCATGAATTTTAGGGAGGCCGTCGGGAAACTGATATTTCTGATGATAGATAGGATGATCGAATGGAAGTTCAATAAAATCGAGTTCAGGAAAAACCTTTTTCATCTCACGGCGAATAAACGGATCGATCCCATAGTTGTCGCTGATTTGCAAAAAGCCTCCCGATTCGAGGTAAAGGCGGAGGTTGGCTGCTTCGGAATCGGAAAAAAACACATTCCCGTGGCCGGTTAAATCCACATAAGCGTAATTGAACAGATCGGGACTTCCCGGCTCAACCGTTCCCGGTTCAGGATCAATATCTGTTTTCAGGTTGTCGTTGCAAAAGGTAATCAAATTAGGCACTGAAGTCGGATTCGAATACCAGTCGCCGCCGCCATTGTATTTCATCACGGCAATTTTCACCGATTTGGCTTGCGAAAAAACCAGCATCGGTAAAAGAACAAACAGCATCAATCCAAATTTTCTCATCATTTACAAATAACCATCCTGATTTTGTTTTCCGGCCTCCGGTCTCCATTTTGTTTGCCCAAAGATAAAAATATTGCATGGTTTATATGGTCTGTTGAATTTGAATTTGAAGAATGACCGGTATTTCTGAAATAATTGCCAAATTTGTCGTTTAAGCAACAAAACTAAAAGCTGAGGCAATCGTTTAGAAGGTGTCAAAACCAAATTTTATTACAATGAAAAATTTTACAACCCGATCGCTCAATATACCTTTCCCGAAAAAAGATCCACATAACGCACTGACTATGCCAATCTACGAGTCAGTGGCATTTGAATTTAATTCGGCTGAAGATATTGCTGCCAATTTTCGTGGTGAACTTCCGGCACACACCTATTCCAGAACGAGTAACCCAACAGTCGAATATTTCGAAACCAAGGTGAAAACATTGACCGGAGCTCATCAGGTATTGGCTGTTACATCAGGAATGGCAGCAATTTCAGCTACCATGTTGGCCATTTGCAAGCAAGGCGATAATATCATTTCAGGGAAAAATCTTTTTGGACATACGGTTGCGTTGTTCGAGCAAAGTCTTTCGGCTTACGGTGTGGAAACCCGATTTGTTGACACCACCAAACCCGAATTGATAGAACCATTGATTGACAAAAATACCCGTGCCATCTATTTTGAAACAGTTACCAATCCGCAATTGGAAATATCTGATATCAGCCGGATTGCTGAGATTGCAAACAAACACGGCATACTACTGATTGTTGACAGCACCATCACCCCACCATCAGTTTTCAATTCGAAATCGCTGGGTGTTCATGTTGAAGTCATGTCAACCACCAAATTCATTTCAGGTGGAGCTACATCGTTTGGCGGATTGATTATCGACAATGGACTTTACGACTGGAGCAAAAATCCGAATTGCCTGAAGTTCTCTGAAAAGTTCGGAAAAGATGCTTTTATAGCTCGTCTCCGGAAAAATTATTACCGGAATATGGGAATGCCAATGACTGCCCATACAGCTAATTACATGATTGTAGGTTTAGATATTCTGGAATTGCGCGTTGAGCGTTGTTATCAGAATTGCCTGAAATTGGGTGAATACTTTCTTCAAAATCCAAAAGTAACTCGTGTTGATTACCCCGGACTAAAAAGTTCGGAATATTACGATTTAGCAGTAAAGCAATTCAGCGGAGTACCCGGATCTGTTATGACTTTTGACCTGGAAAGTCAGGAAGAGTGCTTCCGTTTTATGAACCGACTGAAGATCATTCGCCGGGCAACAAATCTGAACGACAATAAATCGTTGATCATTCATCCTTATTCAACCATTTATGCCGAATTTCCGGAAAGCGAACGACAGAAGATGGGAATTCGCTCAGGCATGATGCGCCTTTCAGTAGGTATCGAGGGTACAGAGGATTTAATTGAAGATATCGAACAAGCGCTTGGGGTAAATCAATCATAAAAAGGCTGAAACAGCTAAACTACAATGGGTATAAAGATTGCATATATTTTACTCGTCATAACCTTTGTTCTTGGAATTCAGGTCAGTAAACTAAGTGGGCAAACCTATTGTAATCCTCTGAACCTAAACTCACAATACAGTTCAAATCAGTCATCAAACCCAAATATTGACGACCCAACAGTTGTTCTTTACAAGGACAATTATTTTTTATTTGCATCAAATGCCGGAGGCTATTGGTATTCGGGCGATTTACTTTCATGGAAATTTGTTTTAGCGCCCGACCTGCCATTGGAAAAAAGCCAACCAACAGCGGTTGTAATTGGCGATTGGCTCTATTTCTTCACTTCATTTACAGGTACAATGTACCGCACCAAAGATCCGATAAGTGGGAAATGGGAAGTGTATGGAAATTCGATGCTGCTATCGATGATTGGCGATTTTACCATTTTTGTGGATACTGATGGAAAGGTTTACAGCTACTATGGCTGCACCAATAACGACGGAGTAATGTCGCGCGAACTGGATGCAAAGAATCAACTCGAACCTCTGGGAGTTCCAATTGTCTGTAAGAAAACGAATCCACTAATGAAAGCCCTGACAAAATCGAAACCCAATTCAGCCAAAACCGAAAGTCCTGGTGTTAAAGGTTCATGGATGAATAAATACAATGGGAAATACTATTACCAATGTGCCGAGCTGAACAAAGAATTTAATAATTATACCGATGCTGTGTATGTTTCGGATACTCCAACCGGGCCTTTTGTATATGCCGCCAACAATCCTTTTTCAAACCGACCTGAAGGATTCCTCCGTGGTGCCGGAAATGGGTCAACTTTTGCAGATAAATACGGAAACTGGTGGCACATTGCAACGATTACAACTCCCGCAAATCGTGGTTTTCAATCCAGATTAGGGCTCTTCCCTGCTGGGTTCGATAAAGACGGAAACTTATTCGCAAAAACTGATTTTGGCGATTACCCGATCATCATTCCAAACCACAAATTCACCAGTGTCGATAAACTCGATCCGGAATGGGCACTGCTTTCGGATAACTTAACCGGACAGGCGTCTTCCAGTTTATCTTCAAGTCCGGTCGCATCAGCTTTTGATGAAAATTTGGGAACATACTGGAGCGCACAAACTGGTAAAAAGGGCGAATGGCTAAGTGTCGACTTTGGTTCGGTTTGCTCGGTTAATGCTTTTCAACTTTTTTTTCCTGAAGATAAAACGCAAATCATAAAAAGCGATACCGCACATACCCGCCGCTATCTAGTTGAATATTCTATCGACAAAAGGAATTGGAAAAAATTGAGCGATAAAACAAAAAACCTCGAATTCCAGATAAATCCGTATGAAGAACTTAAAAATCCAGTTGAAACTCGATATTTAAAAATCACTAATTATAGAGTACCTAACGGTCCTTTTGCCATTGCCGATTTGCGGATTTTTGGAAACGGATCACACCGGAAACCGAAAAAAGTAAATGAATTTCGTGCAATAAGAGATTACCGCGACCCTCAGGCTATTAAAGTATCGTGGAAAAAACAAAGAAATACCACTGGTTACAATATCCGGTACGGGGCGGATAAAGACAAATTATACCACAGCCTTCTGGTGTATAAAAACACGCGCTTAACCATACATTGTCCCGATAAAAGCAAGATTTATTGGTTTCAGATTGATGCATTTAACGAAAACGGAGTTTCTCCTGGCAAGGCCATGCTGGCAAAATAGTCGACCTAAAAGACATCGGCTTCTGTTCAAGTAATAGAAATAATTTAATGTCGTATTTTATTTTCACTCACCCCGAAGCCCGATAAATCGGTCTTCCCCCCCTCTCTTTGCGAAGAGAGGGGGCAGAACATCGAAGATGTGATGGGGGTGAGTCAGAATTTCAAAAACTAAATTACATAACATTATTTCATTTTCAGTTCTTAGTTTATGCAGATTACCGCACTGGAAGTAACAGTTAAAATATACTTTACCGAAGTAGGGTAAATTCATTTTAAATTGTATCAGGTTAAAAGTTGTAAAATGCAACAAATAACCAACATCTAATATTTATTCGGAAGACCAGAAAATAAAGGATGAGGATATTATCGAATAAAAATCAGGCTGAAACCGGACTTGATCAAATTGGTTTTGAGCAGTTATTTGATGCTTATTATGATGAGCTTCAGCATTTTATTTTCTTCAAATCAGGAGATACCGAAATTGCCGAAGATATTATTCAGGATGCTTTTTTGAAACTCTGGGAAATGCGATCGTCAGTGAGGGTCGAAACAGCGCGAGCGCTGCTTTACACCATAGCAGCCAACCTGTTTGCAAACCGATACAAACGAATGAAACTGAAGCTCAAACTTCAGCAAACAATTGTCGAGGACCGGACTTTCGAAACGCCTGAATTTGAAATGGAAATTAAGGAATTTGACCAGAAACTTCAGCGGGTGCTTTCTGAACTCAACGAAAATAACCGAACTGTTTTTCTAATGAACAGGATGGAACAAATGACATACAATGAAATTGCTTCAGTACTAAATATCAGCGTAAAAGCGGTCGAAAAGAGAATGAAAAAGGCACTTGAGCACCTTCGAAAAGAAATAGAACAAAAATTTTAACAGTGGAAACGGGTAAAAACAGACATATTGATCCTTCGGCTCTTTCAAAGGCGCGTTTTGATCGGCTGAGTACCGACGAAAAGGTTGATCTATTTGTTGATGGATACCGCGTTCCGCAGAAAAGGAGCAAAGCCGAAGCGCTCGAATTACTAAGATCGAAA is a window from the Aquipluma nitroreducens genome containing:
- a CDS encoding DUF4159 domain-containing protein, with the protein product MMRKFGLMLFVLLPMLVFSQAKSVKIAVMKYNGGGDWYSNPTSVPNLITFCNDNLKTDIDPEPGTVEPGSPDLFNYAYVDLTGHGNVFFSDSEAANLRLYLESGGFLQISDNYGIDPFIRREMKKVFPELDFIELPFDHPIYHQKYQFPDGLPKIHEHDGKPAQGFGLIYKGRLVCFYNYECDLGDGWEDRSVHNDPEDVRQKALQMGANIISYVFNQ
- a CDS encoding aminotransferase class I/II-fold pyridoxal phosphate-dependent enzyme → MKNFTTRSLNIPFPKKDPHNALTMPIYESVAFEFNSAEDIAANFRGELPAHTYSRTSNPTVEYFETKVKTLTGAHQVLAVTSGMAAISATMLAICKQGDNIISGKNLFGHTVALFEQSLSAYGVETRFVDTTKPELIEPLIDKNTRAIYFETVTNPQLEISDISRIAEIANKHGILLIVDSTITPPSVFNSKSLGVHVEVMSTTKFISGGATSFGGLIIDNGLYDWSKNPNCLKFSEKFGKDAFIARLRKNYYRNMGMPMTAHTANYMIVGLDILELRVERCYQNCLKLGEYFLQNPKVTRVDYPGLKSSEYYDLAVKQFSGVPGSVMTFDLESQEECFRFMNRLKIIRRATNLNDNKSLIIHPYSTIYAEFPESERQKMGIRSGMMRLSVGIEGTEDLIEDIEQALGVNQS
- a CDS encoding M48 family metallopeptidase; translated protein: MKKILLELVLTVAVIVAVWFGLSQVDWMKLFNIRQNTQNTEEKIGDLFWKMLKNSETEITSDSIVAPIDSMLTRICKANSIDRKKIKLHLLRKDEINAFASPGNHLVVYSGLITACENEAELYGVIGHELAHMEKNHVMNKLLKEVGLSVLISMSSGNGNSEAIKSAIQKISSSVYDRKLETEADLTAVDYLEKTGINPEPFASFLYRLADVTKNLPTQIYWISSHPESKERAEKIIERIKGKDFPKTEVEDSLTFDRLKEKMKEGL
- a CDS encoding discoidin domain-containing protein, whose product is MGIKIAYILLVITFVLGIQVSKLSGQTYCNPLNLNSQYSSNQSSNPNIDDPTVVLYKDNYFLFASNAGGYWYSGDLLSWKFVLAPDLPLEKSQPTAVVIGDWLYFFTSFTGTMYRTKDPISGKWEVYGNSMLLSMIGDFTIFVDTDGKVYSYYGCTNNDGVMSRELDAKNQLEPLGVPIVCKKTNPLMKALTKSKPNSAKTESPGVKGSWMNKYNGKYYYQCAELNKEFNNYTDAVYVSDTPTGPFVYAANNPFSNRPEGFLRGAGNGSTFADKYGNWWHIATITTPANRGFQSRLGLFPAGFDKDGNLFAKTDFGDYPIIIPNHKFTSVDKLDPEWALLSDNLTGQASSSLSSSPVASAFDENLGTYWSAQTGKKGEWLSVDFGSVCSVNAFQLFFPEDKTQIIKSDTAHTRRYLVEYSIDKRNWKKLSDKTKNLEFQINPYEELKNPVETRYLKITNYRVPNGPFAIADLRIFGNGSHRKPKKVNEFRAIRDYRDPQAIKVSWKKQRNTTGYNIRYGADKDKLYHSLLVYKNTRLTIHCPDKSKIYWFQIDAFNENGVSPGKAMLAK
- a CDS encoding RNA polymerase sigma factor — translated: MRILSNKNQAETGLDQIGFEQLFDAYYDELQHFIFFKSGDTEIAEDIIQDAFLKLWEMRSSVRVETARALLYTIAANLFANRYKRMKLKLKLQQTIVEDRTFETPEFEMEIKEFDQKLQRVLSELNENNRTVFLMNRMEQMTYNEIASVLNISVKAVEKRMKKALEHLRKEIEQKF